In Erigeron canadensis isolate Cc75 chromosome 7, C_canadensis_v1, whole genome shotgun sequence, one DNA window encodes the following:
- the LOC122607845 gene encoding classical arabinogalactan protein 5-like: MASKSLVILFLSLIVGSVIAQSPTAAPTVSPSAAPTATPPSPVATPPSTAPASTPTESPMASPPAPPSPFTPAGSPNPSIASTPTDSPTSSPPNAAASLAVGSGFVVALAAALVM; this comes from the coding sequence atGGCATCCAAATCTCTTGTTATCCTTTTCTTATCTTTAATCGTCGGATCTGTCATCGCTCAGTCACCAACCGCCGCACCGACTGTTTCACCATCCGCCGCTCCCACCGCTACACCGCCGTCTCCCGTCGCAACTCCTCCGTCAACCGCCCCCGCCTCTACACCGACCGAATCTCCAATGGCTTCACCGCCTGCTCCACCTTCCCCATTCACACCTGCCGGATCTCCGAACCCGTCGATCGCTTCTACACCTACTGATTCACCTACTTCGTCACCACCTAACGCCGCCGCTAGCTTGGCTGTTGGATCTGGATTTGTGGTTGCTTTAGCTGCTGCTTTGGTCATGTAG